In the genome of Natronorubrum daqingense, the window GGCTTCACGGTCGATCCGATGGAACCGGTCGAACAGCAAGTCGACGAGGCCCTGGACGCGTTACGTCCCGTCATCCCGATTCGCTTCGAAGAGGTGACCATCGCCGTCCAGATCCCCGCGGAGTACGCCGGGAGCGCACAGGCGAAGGTTCGTTCCTTCGGCGATCTCGAGCGCGAAGAGTGGCAACCCGACGGCTCGTGGATCGGGGCCATCACGTTCCCAGCGGGCATGCAAAACGACTTCTACGATGTCGTCAACGAACACTCAAGTGGCGAAGCAGAAACCGAACTCGTCAAGGACAAAGACGACCTCCAGACTCGGTGAATACGCTACGAACTCGCTGAGGGAGGGTCTCACGCCCGAAACGAGACGTGACTCTCAGCGAGTGGCCTCTTTCGCTACCCTCGGTGGAACCCGATCAAAAACCCGCTCGTGAACCCGGCCCCGACCGAAAGCATCGAGAGGACCGACTCGAGCCAGTGAATTTCCGCTTGTGCTCGTTCCTGCGTTTCGACAAGGCCCGCTGAGAGACGGTTCCAGTCGACGGCGACGATATCCTGTGACTCGAGATATCGAAACGCCATCAACTGAATGCCGATAATAATGGCGACGAGGGTGGCAACCTGCTTCGTCGCAAATCCGAGAACCGCACCGATAATCGCACCTCCGGCAAACTCCAGGCCGAGCGTCGACGGATCGATATCTACAACCACGGTTTCACATATGTGCCAATGACAATTACTGTTGTGGTTGAAACCGACGCCGTCCCCCATTTCTGACGGCAAATGGGACGCGCATTTCACCGATTGGACGACTCGTGAGTGTGACTTGAGCATGGGATTCAAGACGCTCGGACACGTATTCACGCGTATGGTCAGCATTCGTCCAACGGAGGTGTTCGCCCGACATCGTTTCGAGTGACGGCCAGCGGATGTCTCGATCGATACGTCGAGACGAACGGTGGGCTAGCGAAGGATCGTCGTCGTCCGGAGAGCCCCACGTCTCGCGAACGGACGGACACGAGTCCGAATCGACTACGACACATTCGAGGTTTGTATGAAGGCTATTATCGCGAAACGCGTCGATTCCGGCGTCGCGGATACGAGCGAAATCCGGGACCTTGCAGCCGCAGCAGGGTACACTGTCGTCGGCGAAGTCACCCAATCGCGACGGGCCGATCCCGCGTTGCAACTGGGTGAGGGGAAAGCCGAAACGCTCGCCGAGCTCGTCGACGAGACCGAGGCGACGACGGTTATCTTCGACAATCGACTCGGCCCCTATCAGACGTACAATCTGGGACAGCTCTTCGATGCGGGAGTCGAGGTCATCGACCGGTTCACGCTCATCCTCGAGATTTTCGGCCAGCGAGCCCAGACGCGCAAGGCACAGCTTCAGGTCGAACTCGCGGAACTCCGATACGAACTCCCTCGAGCCGAGGCGAAAACCAGCCTCGCCAAACGGGACGAGCACCCCGGATTCATGGGTCTGGGAGAGTACGACGAGAGCCGCGAACAGGACATCAAAGACCAGATCAGCCGGATCAACGACGAACTCGAGCAGATCGAACAGACCGAACAGCATCGGCGAGAACGCCGACGCGACTCCGGGTTCGATCTGGTCGCTCTCGCCGGCTACACAAACGCCGGCAAATCGACCCTCTTGCGCCGACTCGCGGACGACCTCACCGTCGAAGAAAACGAGGGACTCCACCCGGACCTCGAGGCGACGGCCGAATCGCAGGATAACCTGTTCACCACGCTGGGGACGACGACCCGACGTGCAGCGATCGAACCGCGTGATGTCCTCGTGACCGACACGGTTGGGTTCATCAGCGATCTGCCCCACTGGCTGGTCGAATCGTTCAAGTCGACGCTGGACTCGGTCTACCGTGCGGACCTGGTCTTGCTCGTCGTCGACGTTAGCGAAGATGTCGACGAGATTCACGAGAAACTCGTCACCAGCCACGACACACTCTACGAACGCAACGAGGCACCGATCGTCACGGTGTTGAACAAGATCGACAAAGTCGACGAGGACGAACTCGCCGAAAAGCGTGAGGCGCTCTCGTCGCTCGCCCCGAATCCGGTTGCCGTCAGCGGGAAGACGGGAGCGAACGTCGACGCCCTCCTCGAGCGAATCGACGACGAATTGCCGGAGTGGCGTGAAGAGCGCCTGTTGCTTCCGATGACGGACGAGACGATGAGCGTCGTGTCGTGGATTCACGATAACGGCCACGTCGACGACGTGACGTACGGTGACGAAGACGTCGTCATCACGTTCGAAGCGAGACCCGCGATGATCGAGCAGGCACGATCACGTGCGAGCGAGTTGGGGACGACGACGGCTGAATCGGTGTAGTCTCCCGACAGCCGTCCGTTGAAGCCCTCGCAACGACGAACACTGTCGGGATCCCCACCTTATAAATCGTTGACCGGTGACCAGTAGCGTATGGAACGTGTTGCAATTATCGGTGCCTCGATGACGCAGTTCGGCCAACGCGAGGGAGAGTGGATCATGGACCTCCTCGCGGAAGCCGGCGAGGAGTGTCTCGAGGATTCGGGTGTCGACGCCTCGGCGGTCGATCACCTGTACGTCTCGAACATGGCGAGTGGGGAATTCGAAGGACAGACCGGCGTTCCGAACGCGCTGGCCCACGACCTCGATGCGATGCCGGCATACACACAACGTGTCGATCAGACGAGTTCCAGCGGCGGTGCAGGTATCTACGCCGCCTGGCAGTCCGTCGCAAGCGGCGCGAGCGAGATGACGCTGCTCGTCGGCGGCGAGAAGATGACCCATCGGACGACTGGCGAAGCAACCGACGTCATCGCCTCGCTCACGCACCCAGTCGAGTACAAACACGGCGTCACGCTCCCCTCGTTTGCGGGGTTGACCGCCCGACACTACCTCGAGCGCTTCGATGCCCCGCGTGAGAGTCTCGGAAAAGTAGCCGCCAAGAACCATCGAAACGGCGTCGACAACCCACACGCGCAGTTCCAGAAGGAAGTCGACCTCGAGACGATCCTCGAGTCGCCGGTCGTCGCCGATCCGCTTCGACTGTACGACTTCTGTCCGATCACGGATGGCTCGGCGGCGCTCATGTGCTGTCCCGAATCCGTCGCCCAGGAGTACACCGACACCTACGCCGTTATTTCGGGCATCGACGGCGCGACGGACACCCACGTCGTCCACGAACGCGAGGATCCGACCGTAATGGGCGGCGTCGTCGAGAGCGGCAACGGAGCCTACGAGATGAGCGGCCTCGAGCCGGACGATATCGACGTCGCAGAACTCCACGACATGTTCACCATTCTCGAGTTCCTCCAGATGGAGGGACTCGGCTTCGCCGAGCACGGCGAGGCGTGGAAACTCGTCGAGGAGGGATACACCGAGCGAGACACGGGCGAGTTGCCGGTCAACACCTCCGGTGGTCTCAAATCGAAGGGGCACCCGCTGGGTGCAAGCGGCGTCGCACAAGGGGTCGAGATTTACGAACAACTGGTCGGCGAGGCAGGGCCACGGCAGGTCGACGCCGAGGCCGGACTCTGTTGTAACGTCGGCGGGTTTGGCAACTGTGTGATCACGACGATCATGGAGGCAGCACAATGACGATGGAAGCCTACGAGTACGACGACGGCACGATTCGCTACCCCGGTCATCCTCGAGGACCGGGTGGGACCGAACCGGTCGACACGGTAGACCTCAGCGAGTACACCGCAGAAGTGATCACGTGGACGACGAGTACGGCAACGCCACCGGGCGTCCGCGAGCCGAATCATCTCGCAATCGTCGAATTCGACGTCGAGGGAGAATCCGTCCGAGCGATCGGTCAGGTGACGACCGGCGATATCGAAACTGGCGACGAGGTAAAACCGGTGTACGTCGAGAAACTGCGCGACCCCGATGCTGGCATTCGCGAGCCAGAAAGCCAGGAGTGGGACGGGTATCGGTTCGAGCCGGTCTAACTGTCCTCGCCGGTATCGTCTCCCGCTCCCGGAGAATCGTCACGAGTCGGGTCCGATCCGTTGTCACCGTTCGTCTCGTCCGTCCCGTCCGTTTCGCTCGCTTCGCCTGTATCGCCAGTCTCACCGACCTCACCCGAGCGATTCTCGTGGGAACCAACATCGGCACCCACATCCGGGTTGGAATCGGCATCCGAATCCTCCTCGCCGTAGCGATCTTTCAGCGTCTCGAGTTCGGCGTCGACGTCGACGTGTGACTGTGGATCGCCCCGAGTGTCGCTTTCGTCACCGATATCGGACGAGTCGACGGTTCCGTCTTCGATGTCGATGCGAATCGGGTCCGAGCGCTCCGCAGAACGGTCGACATCGTCGCCGAGACGCTGCAACCTTCCGTCGAGATCGTCGCGCAGCGCTCGAGCCTCGGATAACAAGTCGGTGACTCGGTCGTCCTCGACGGCGTCTTCGTCGGCTGTCGCTCGCTGGAGTTGCGTCAGAATGGTATCGAGTTGTGAGAGCGTCGTTCGTCTGAGCGCATTCGCGCGATCTCCCGCGGCGTCGGTCGCAGTCGACGTCCGGTCTCGCACGTCTCGTTCGGTGCGCGCGAGTTTGAGCGTCCGCTGAAACCCCTCGAGCGCGCGGACGCTCGTCTCGAGGGCAACGATCGCTGCCGGGATCGCAATCTCGTCCGTAAACCGAAGGAGCTCTCGTGGGGTCGGCGGCCGCGGGCGCGGTCGCAGTCGAGGACCGTCGGTGTTCGCCTCGAGTTCCGTTCGAAGGTCGTCGATCGTTCGTGTGAGTTCACGAACGGCATCGATCAGTTCGTCGTTGGAGTCGCTCATACGACTCCTACGGGTGCCTCAATGAAAAGTTCGGCCGGTAGCCGGTGGACTCGAAAGTAGTCCGTCGAACTCACGATTGTCAGTGAAACACAAGGATACGATCAGTACGAGACAGAAAACTTATCAGTATATCGCAATCTCTGTATGACGGAATGGATGGTGAACCAATCGATGGTGTGTCATCGGAGGCGAGTTTCGGACAGACGCTCGCAAAACTCAAACGAAACGGTAGCAATATTCTGATCGTCGGCACGGATGCGTCCGAACTCCACACGACCCTCTGTCGTCGGTTGTGTGGCGGCGTCGATGCACCCTCGCGATATCGACTCACTATCACCGATTCAGATTCGACGACGAAACCGTGTGCTCACTCGAGTATCGACGCGCCAGATCACACCCGTACGATCGACGTGACAGCGGCCACACCGTCGACACGGGTAGGTGGCGACACCTCCGACCAGACACCGCTCAAAACGCTCGGTCTCGAGAGTAACGATGCGATCGAGGAACTCGAAGAGCGTGCGGACGGGTTCGAACCCGCCTCGCTTCGCGTCTGTCTCGATTGCCTCCAGCGGTTATTCGACGCACAGCCACGAGACGACGTGTTTCAGTTCCTCCACCTGCTCACCGCTCGAGTCGATTACTATAACGGGATGGGCCACTATCACCTCCCACTCGAGCGCACCGACGAACTGGTTCGTCTCCTCGAGCCACTGTTCGACGTGCTCGTCGAAATCCGCTCTCGGCGCGGAACGGACGAACATCGCTGGCAGTTTCGAGACGACGGAACGACGACCGAGTGGCTAGCCTTTTGAGCCGTCAAACGCTCACAGGAGATCCAGTCTCACCGGTCGATACCGCCAGTCTCTCGAGACGGTCGAGATAACGGTCCCGGCGTCGATCCAATCAATTTTAGTTTACGCGGCGCCCCGAAACGGGTGTGCGAATCGAGAACAGTTTCATTCCCGTTCGCGGGGTTGGGGAAACCACCGAACGTCGTCTCTGGGAGCACGGGATCACCCACTGGGACGAGTTCGATGGGAGCGTCGTCGGCGAGACGCTCGCCGACCGGATCTCTTCGTTTATCGACGACGGTCGTCGCCACCTCGAGCGCGGTGACGTTTCGGTATTCGCCGACGCCATGCCGGCAGCTAGCCGCTGGCGCTGTTACGAAAACGTCCGCGAGGAGACCTGCTTTCTGGACATCGAAACGACCGGACTCGACGCGAGTTGTAACGACGTGACGACCGTCAGCCTTCACCAGGGCGGTGAGACGAAGACGTTCGTTCAGGGACGAGATTTGACGAGTCAGCGTCTCGAGACCGAACTCGAGGAAGCGGCGCTGCTGGCGACGTTCAACGGTCAGCGCTTCGACGTGCCGTTTCTCGAGACCTGCTACGACATCGACGTCACGACGCCCCACGTCGACCTCATGTACCCCTGTAAGACGCTCGGACTCGATGGCGGGTTGAAAGCGATCGAGCGAGAACTCGGAATCGACCGCGACATGCCAGACCTCACGGGCCGTGACGCCGTCCGCCTCTGGCACGAGTACGAACGCGGCGACGACGCCGCACTCGAGCGTCTCGTCGAGTACAACCGGGCAGATACGCGAAACATGAAGCCGCTGATGGAAATCGTCACGACGCAACTCCATCAATCCGTCTTCGAATCGGTCTGTGACGCAGAATAACTCGCGACGATCGATGACAATACGGGTGGGACACGTAGCTATACGGTGTCCGCGTTCGTTAGCTGGCATCGATGACCGACGATCCCGACGACCTGTACTCCTACGAAACCGACATCGACGTGCGTCTCCGTGACATCGATTTCATGGGCCACGTAAATAACGCTGTTTACGCCACGTTCCTCGAAGAAGCGAGAGAAGCGTACTTCGTCGACGTTATCGGCGTTTCACTGCCAGATATCGGAACCGTTCTCGCCACGATGACGATCGACTACGTCAGGGCAATCGAAGCCGACGACAGGGTTACCGTCTCGATGGGTGTCACCGACCTCGGTACCTCGAGCCTAACGATCGGATACGAGATTCGTGCCGAAGGAGAGACTGCCGCTACGGCAGAGACAGTTCAGGTCCTCGTCGATCGAGAAACTGGCGAGTCGAAGTCACTCCCCGACGAATGGCGAACACGAATCGACGCGACACGCGAGTGAGTGTCGACTCGAGGCCCACGCGCCAAACGGGCTTACTGATCGGTGTTCGATTGCTCGCGAACGTCGACATCCCCGTCGCTCGATACCGTGACGTGATACCCACAGAACGGGAACTCGACGCGACCCGCTGCTCGAGGAGTTCCATCCGTTCGCGGGGTGAAAATTGCATCGAGCGCCTCCGGATTGATGGCTTCGTACAACGCTTCGTACTCTGGAGGTTCGATATCCATCGGATCGACACCCTCTCGTTCGGCAACAGCGGCGATTACGTCGAAACTGATCGAGCGTGTCGCAGTGGTATCCGAGGCGTCAGCTGAGAGTAGCATTGGCCAGACTCTTACAGTCATCGGGCATAAATCCTCTGGCCTCAGCCAGCCCTTGTTGGACACTATTGTTCAGCACGGCTCAGTTCTGTCCGACAGTGTATTTTTTCGACTTCAATATTGTTGTGATAGTAGGACACTCAGCAGGTGAATCGTCCGCTTCGTTCGAATTGTTTCAGCGTCACGGACTACCGTCGAGAGGAAACGGTCCTAACTCGTCTACGAAAGCAGTCATTGACTCGTTTATGTAACCGGAAAATGGGGTGGCAGAAAGGACACTCTCAAAAATACAGGTCGGGAGAGCAAAACGTCCACCGTCGAACGCTCGAGGACTATTCGGAATCGATCTTCCCTATTCGAGGACGACGAGCGTATCGCCCATATCGACGCTCTGTTCTTCCTCGACGGCGATTTCGGTTACGGTGCCGCCCTTCGAGGCCACGATGTCGTTTTCCATCTTCATCGCCTCGAGAACGACGAGCACGTCGCCAGCGGCGACTTCGTCTCCCGCTTCGACGGCGACATCGAGAATCGTTCCCTGCATCTCTGCGTCGACGGTTTCACCGTCGCCCTCGAGGTCACTGCTATCGCTCGAGCCGCCTGCTGGCTGTGGCGGTTCGGCGCGGCCACCGTCGACGTCAACGTCGCCGGCCGGAATCGCCGGGGCACCGTGCTCTGCGAGTTCGACTTCGAATCGTTTGCCGTTGACTTCGACGGTGAACTCGCGTTCGACGGCCTCTTCGTCCTCACTCGAGCCGTCGCCGACGTCTCCGCCCCACTGCTCTTGGGCCTCCTCGATTCGACTCTCCTCGAGTTCTTCGTCGAGGTACTTCGTCGTGTGCGTGCTCTCGACGAACTCCTCGTCGGTGAGCATGAGTCGGTGGAACGGGATGATCGTTGGAATGCCATCGATTTCGTACTCACCTAACGCGCGCAGTGAGCGGTCGATACACTCCTCGCGGTCTTCGCCCCAGACGATGAGCTTCGCGATCATCGAGTCGTAGTCCGTGACGAGGTCGTCGCCCTGTCGGAGGGCGTCGTCCATCCGGACGCCGACTCCGCCCGGCGGATCGTACGTCTCTAACGTGCCGCCGGTCGCAGGAGCGAAGTCCTCGGCCGCGTTCTCCGCGTTGATCCGGAACTCGATCGCGTGACCGTCGATCTCGACCTCGTCTTGCTCGAAATCGATTTCTTCGCCGGCAGCGATTCGAATCTGGCGTTTGACAATGTCGATGCCGGTGATTTCCTCGGTGACGGTGTGCTCGACTTGAATTCGCGTGTTGACCTCGAGGAAGTAGAAGTTTGCGTCGGGGCCAAGCGGTTCGTCGGGACTGCGTCCGGACTCTTCTTCCACGAGGAATTCGACGGTGCCGGCGTTGGTGTACTCCGCCGCAGAAACCCCGCGGCGAGCGGCCTCGCCGATCTTCTCGCGCAGTTCGTCGGAGAGCGCAGCGGAGGGGCCTTCTTCGATAACCTTCTGATGGCGGCGCTGGAGCGAACAGTCACGCTCGCCGAGGTGACGAACGTTGCCGTCGTGGTCGGCGACGATTTGGACTTCGATGTGACGAGGGTTCTCGAGGTAGCGCTCGAGGTAGACCGAATCGTTGTCGAAGTAGGCCTCACCCTCGCGCTGGGCGCTTTCGAGTTGGTCTTCGACTTCGCTCTCGTTCCAGACGACTTTCATCCCGCGTCCGCCACCGCCACCTTCGGCTTTGATCGCGATCGGGTAGCCGTGTTCCTCGCCGAAGGCGGTGACCTCCTCGGGTTCGGTGACGGGATCCGTCGTTCCGGGGACGATCGGCACGTCTGCCTCGTTCATAATCGTCCGCGCTTTGGTCTTCTCACCGAGTGCTTCCATGGCGTCACTCGCAGGACCGATCCAGGTAATACCGTCGGCAGCCTCGACTTTGCTCGCGAATTCGGCGTTCTCCGCGAGGAAGCCGTAGCCGGGGTGGATCGCATCGGCATCGGCTCGCCGTGCGGCGTCGATAACCGCCTCGTGATCGAGGTACGAATCGGCCGCTCGAGCCGGACCGACGTTGTACGCTTCGTCGGCGAAGCGGACGTGTCCCGACTCCGAATCGGCGTCGGAGTAGATCGCGACGGTCCCGATATTCAACTCCTCACAGGCTCGCATCACTCGAACAGCGATTTCCCCGCGGTTCGCTACGAGAACCTTCCTGAACATTCCTGTCAAAACACACGCGAAGCCACTACGTTACTTTTTCGCAACGGGCTGGCCGATGGTACTTTTCGCAATTTCTGCGAGATCGACCGTCTGACCCGGATAGCCAGCGACTCGACAGCAACGAAAGAGGAGTGAATTCGAGGTGGGACGGAGACGAGACACGCTCGAGTCCCGGGATTCGAGCGTGTGTCGGGCCGGAGACGCGCTCTGCCGGTCGTGACGTGAAAAGCGCCTGTAACCGGCAGGTCGGACAATTGAGTCCCTGAAATAAAAATTCAGTGATCGACGTCGCCGTTCTGGAAGTGACGAACGCGGTACAGTTACAGTCGCCGGTCTTGAAGTGCGGGAAACTCCGCTCGAACCTGCCCGACGTGCTCGAGATCCAACTCCGCAAGAACGAGCGCTGGCTCATCACCACTCGAGGCTAGCGTCGTCCCCCACGGGTCGTAGACGGTCGACCGCCCGAGCAGGGTCGCGTCGGCGTCTTCAAAGTGGCCCGAGCCGTTGATCGTCGCGAGGAAGCATTGATTCTCGATCGCGCGAGCGCGTGAAAGCGTTTGCCAGTGCTCGAGGCGCGGATACGGCCACGCGCTCGGGACGAGCACTAATTCTGCGCCGGCATCGACGAGTCGACGATAGAGGGCCGGAAAGCGGAGATCGTAACAGGTCGTCGTTCCGATAGTGACCCCGCTAACGGTTGCCGTCTCGATGCGCTCACCCGGAACGAGTAGCTCGGATTCGGCCGACTCGTACCCAAAGAGGTGGTGTTTCCGGTAGATCAGTTGACGATCACCGTTCGAATCGAACAGCACCGCCGTGTTTGCAAACCCCTCGTCTGCCGGCGTCTCGACGGTCGCCGTCGCCTCGAGGTCTTCGACGATACTCCCCGCGAGCACGGCGACGCCGTGTTCGGCCGCTGCCTCTCGAATGCGAGCGAGCGTCGTGCCGTCGATCGGTTCCGCGAGGTCGGCGTAGCTGTCGAACGCGAAGTACCCGACGTTGAACAGCTCCGGCAGTGCAACCAAATCTGCACCACGCGAAGCCCCACGCGAGATGGCCTCGAGGGCGCGTTCGACGTTCGCGTCGACAGCGGTCGGTTCGACGTCGATCTGGGCGAGTGCGAGCGTAAACGGTGTGGTCGGAGTCGGTGTCATCGTGTGTGGTCTGTCGTCGAGTGGTGTCTATCGGGAGTGGTACCTGATTCGTCGAGGGAGCGTCGTCAGTCGCCCCCTGAGTTGGTCGCCCGGAGGTCGTCCGCGAGGGCGACACGCAAGTTCTCGAGTTCGTCGTCGAGATTTCGTTCGAAGAACGTCTCCACGCCAGGGAGTTTGCCATCGACGACGAACGAATTCTCTAGGCGGGTGCCGTCGGCTGTGTCGACGATTTCGTGCGTCCCGCTGACGTCCATCACCTTCGATCTGCCGACGAACTCGACGTACGTCGGTGGGTCACGCGCCACGTCTTCGGTTTCGACGGTGATCGTTTTCCGAACGAACGGAATCGGTAATTCGACGTGCCAGGTTACTTCTTTGCCGGCGGGATCGGTCG includes:
- a CDS encoding DUF7504 family protein, yielding MDGEPIDGVSSEASFGQTLAKLKRNGSNILIVGTDASELHTTLCRRLCGGVDAPSRYRLTITDSDSTTKPCAHSSIDAPDHTRTIDVTAATPSTRVGGDTSDQTPLKTLGLESNDAIEELEERADGFEPASLRVCLDCLQRLFDAQPRDDVFQFLHLLTARVDYYNGMGHYHLPLERTDELVRLLEPLFDVLVEIRSRRGTDEHRWQFRDDGTTTEWLAF
- a CDS encoding FUN14 domain-containing protein, translated to MVVDIDPSTLGLEFAGGAIIGAVLGFATKQVATLVAIIIGIQLMAFRYLESQDIVAVDWNRLSAGLVETQERAQAEIHWLESVLSMLSVGAGFTSGFLIGFHRG
- a CDS encoding acyl-CoA thioesterase — its product is MTDDPDDLYSYETDIDVRLRDIDFMGHVNNAVYATFLEEAREAYFVDVIGVSLPDIGTVLATMTIDYVRAIEADDRVTVSMGVTDLGTSSLTIGYEIRAEGETAATAETVQVLVDRETGESKSLPDEWRTRIDATRE
- the hflX gene encoding GTPase HflX produces the protein MKAIIAKRVDSGVADTSEIRDLAAAAGYTVVGEVTQSRRADPALQLGEGKAETLAELVDETEATTVIFDNRLGPYQTYNLGQLFDAGVEVIDRFTLILEIFGQRAQTRKAQLQVELAELRYELPRAEAKTSLAKRDEHPGFMGLGEYDESREQDIKDQISRINDELEQIEQTEQHRRERRRDSGFDLVALAGYTNAGKSTLLRRLADDLTVEENEGLHPDLEATAESQDNLFTTLGTTTRRAAIEPRDVLVTDTVGFISDLPHWLVESFKSTLDSVYRADLVLLVVDVSEDVDEIHEKLVTSHDTLYERNEAPIVTVLNKIDKVDEDELAEKREALSSLAPNPVAVSGKTGANVDALLERIDDELPEWREERLLLPMTDETMSVVSWIHDNGHVDDVTYGDEDVVITFEARPAMIEQARSRASELGTTTAESV
- a CDS encoding DUF7547 family protein → MSDSNDELIDAVRELTRTIDDLRTELEANTDGPRLRPRPRPPTPRELLRFTDEIAIPAAIVALETSVRALEGFQRTLKLARTERDVRDRTSTATDAAGDRANALRRTTLSQLDTILTQLQRATADEDAVEDDRVTDLLSEARALRDDLDGRLQRLGDDVDRSAERSDPIRIDIEDGTVDSSDIGDESDTRGDPQSHVDVDAELETLKDRYGEEDSDADSNPDVGADVGSHENRSGEVGETGDTGEASETDGTDETNGDNGSDPTRDDSPGAGDDTGEDS
- a CDS encoding carbon-nitrogen family hydrolase, whose amino-acid sequence is MTPTPTTPFTLALAQIDVEPTAVDANVERALEAISRGASRGADLVALPELFNVGYFAFDSYADLAEPIDGTTLARIREAAAEHGVAVLAGSIVEDLEATATVETPADEGFANTAVLFDSNGDRQLIYRKHHLFGYESAESELLVPGERIETATVSGVTIGTTTCYDLRFPALYRRLVDAGAELVLVPSAWPYPRLEHWQTLSRARAIENQCFLATINGSGHFEDADATLLGRSTVYDPWGTTLASSGDEPALVLAELDLEHVGQVRAEFPALQDRRL
- a CDS encoding thiolase family protein, giving the protein MERVAIIGASMTQFGQREGEWIMDLLAEAGEECLEDSGVDASAVDHLYVSNMASGEFEGQTGVPNALAHDLDAMPAYTQRVDQTSSSGGAGIYAAWQSVASGASEMTLLVGGEKMTHRTTGEATDVIASLTHPVEYKHGVTLPSFAGLTARHYLERFDAPRESLGKVAAKNHRNGVDNPHAQFQKEVDLETILESPVVADPLRLYDFCPITDGSAALMCCPESVAQEYTDTYAVISGIDGATDTHVVHEREDPTVMGGVVESGNGAYEMSGLEPDDIDVAELHDMFTILEFLQMEGLGFAEHGEAWKLVEEGYTERDTGELPVNTSGGLKSKGHPLGASGVAQGVEIYEQLVGEAGPRQVDAEAGLCCNVGGFGNCVITTIMEAAQ
- a CDS encoding HalOD1 output domain-containing protein, which encodes MLLSADASDTTATRSISFDVIAAVAEREGVDPMDIEPPEYEALYEAINPEALDAIFTPRTDGTPRAAGRVEFPFCGYHVTVSSDGDVDVREQSNTDQ
- a CDS encoding acetyl-CoA carboxylase biotin carboxylase subunit; translation: MFRKVLVANRGEIAVRVMRACEELNIGTVAIYSDADSESGHVRFADEAYNVGPARAADSYLDHEAVIDAARRADADAIHPGYGFLAENAEFASKVEAADGITWIGPASDAMEALGEKTKARTIMNEADVPIVPGTTDPVTEPEEVTAFGEEHGYPIAIKAEGGGGGRGMKVVWNESEVEDQLESAQREGEAYFDNDSVYLERYLENPRHIEVQIVADHDGNVRHLGERDCSLQRRHQKVIEEGPSAALSDELREKIGEAARRGVSAAEYTNAGTVEFLVEEESGRSPDEPLGPDANFYFLEVNTRIQVEHTVTEEITGIDIVKRQIRIAAGEEIDFEQDEVEIDGHAIEFRINAENAAEDFAPATGGTLETYDPPGGVGVRMDDALRQGDDLVTDYDSMIAKLIVWGEDREECIDRSLRALGEYEIDGIPTIIPFHRLMLTDEEFVESTHTTKYLDEELEESRIEEAQEQWGGDVGDGSSEDEEAVEREFTVEVNGKRFEVELAEHGAPAIPAGDVDVDGGRAEPPQPAGGSSDSSDLEGDGETVDAEMQGTILDVAVEAGDEVAAGDVLVVLEAMKMENDIVASKGGTVTEIAVEEEQSVDMGDTLVVLE
- a CDS encoding ribonuclease H-like domain-containing protein — encoded protein: MRIENSFIPVRGVGETTERRLWEHGITHWDEFDGSVVGETLADRISSFIDDGRRHLERGDVSVFADAMPAASRWRCYENVREETCFLDIETTGLDASCNDVTTVSLHQGGETKTFVQGRDLTSQRLETELEEAALLATFNGQRFDVPFLETCYDIDVTTPHVDLMYPCKTLGLDGGLKAIERELGIDRDMPDLTGRDAVRLWHEYERGDDAALERLVEYNRADTRNMKPLMEIVTTQLHQSVFESVCDAE
- a CDS encoding SRPBCC family protein, with the protein product MTVRVDRSFEVSAPPERVWAFIADPENRAQAISVVHEYTATDPAGKEVTWHVELPIPFVRKTITVETEDVARDPPTYVEFVGRSKVMDVSGTHEIVDTADGTRLENSFVVDGKLPGVETFFERNLDDELENLRVALADDLRATNSGGD
- a CDS encoding nucleic acid-binding protein, producing MTMEAYEYDDGTIRYPGHPRGPGGTEPVDTVDLSEYTAEVITWTTSTATPPGVREPNHLAIVEFDVEGESVRAIGQVTTGDIETGDEVKPVYVEKLRDPDAGIREPESQEWDGYRFEPV